The sequence below is a genomic window from Burkholderia contaminans.
CGACCACTTCAGCAGCGTCCATGGCGAGGCATGCTTCTCAAGCTTGGCGGGATGCACGATCAACGGCAGGTTCTGGCGAATCGTCATGCTGATGCGCGCCTTTCCGTCCGGGCCCTTGGGCGGAATGCCCTCGAACGTCACGCGCTTGAGCCGCTGCACCTGAAGCGGCGCCGGGCTTTGCAGCATGAAGCGCACCAGTTGCGTATCCTGACCTTCCACCCGGCTCACCGGCGGCACCGCCACGACCAGCAACTCCTGGTCGTCCGGTGTGTTCTGTATCGTCGTATGCAGCAGCAGCGGCATCGACTCCGTGTTCTTCACGTTCATGGTCGTTTCGCCGTCCGCTTCGTTCAGGATCACCACGGACGATTCGGGGAGGACGCCGGAGGCGTGTGCAACGAGGGCTGGCACGCTGAGGCATAACGGTAGTCCGGTCGTCAGGATGGTCTTCATCAAAGCGTGACGGCGCGACGCAAAATATTGTCCCCGAGAAACAGATTCTGACGGGACACGCACTAAGATGCTCAACATGATTAGGAATCCGATTTTATTGAAATTGATGACTAGTCACGCGCGTTGCTATCGGTATTTCAGGAAATCCGAGGAGGTGGCCGATTGGTACGTTGCTCCGGCCCGACGGTCGACTTCATGTGACTATCCTGCGCCTCTGCGGGATGGAGCGATGCTTGCGATCGGTGCGAGCGCTGCAGGAGCAATCAGGCGCCTCGTCATGGACCTGATTCAATCTTCCTGAGTCGGGAAGGTCAGAACGACATCCACGCGCTACAGGTACCCGAGTTCCAAGGTCATGGATCCGTCGAGTTCCATCCCGTCACCGACCCCGACGTCTTTTCTGACAGTAAGGCCGATACTGATCACCAACGTGCTCGTCAGTGCCTTGAACGCCACCGGCTCCCTCTCCCACCACCTCTCCGGCGGCGGCGGCGTCCCATCCACGCCCCACGAAATGGTCTCGCCGGGGTGCAGACTGGTCCGATCCCCGGCGCTGATCCAAGCGGATACGTGGGGACTGTACCCAATCACGAAGGCATCTCTTCCATCGGCCTTGGGTGAAGTCTTGTCGATTTTAATGATGTAGAAGCCGATGGCAGGATTTCCCAGGCCGAAAGCGTTCCAATCGAAATAGCCGTCTGACACCGTACCTCTGCGGTTATCCTCCGCGGTAACGCTAACCTTGGTCGGGTGCGGGCAGTTGATCATCAACGACATCTCACGCCCCTTGAACACCATGTAATCCGTCGCATTGGGGGGAGAAAGCTCCGTGCTCGTCAGAGTGCCCAGGTCGACGACACCGCCGTTGCCCAGCGCTATGCTGCAAGCCCCGTCCATCCGGATATGACCGCCGACGCTGAGGTCAGCAGCCGATGTCACGCCCGGAATCGACAACGTACAGGCCAGCATGGATAGAGCACTCAACTGCCTCAAACTCATCGGAATACCTCGCTCATTCGGAACGGCTTCAACAAACGCATATCGTGTAACGGACCGACCGCCACGCCATCACAACCCCGTGAACAGCAGCAACAAAACCCGATTTCTGGTCGCAGACTCTTTGAAATGGGGAATTCCACGAAGCGTATGCGCTACAGGTATACGAGCTCCAAGGTCGCGGAGCCGTCGAACGCGAGTTCGTCGGTGAACGCGGTGTCCTGCTTGGTGATGAGCTCGATCGTCAACGTGTCCGTCAGTGTCTTGAACGCCACCGGCTCACTCTGCGGCCCACTCACGTCCCACGAAATGGTCTTGTTGCTGCCCCAGCTGTAGGTGCGGCCTTTCTCGCGCCAAGTCGTCTCGCCTTTCCAGCGCCAGATCGAAACGCTCGCTGCGCCATCGACCATAGAAGGACCAAAGTTGACGATCCGGTAGTAGCCAATGGCACGATTACCCAGACCAAAATTCCAGGGGTGATCTTCTGATGCCGTCCCTTTTCGATTGTCGATCAAGTCGACGCCGACCCTGGTCCGGCGCTGGCAGTTAATCGTCAGCGACACGTCGCGCATATGATCGGCACCATATAAATCTTTGCGCGACAGATTACCGAAGTCGGCAACGCCTCCGTTGCCCAGCGTTATGTCGCAAGCGCCGCCCGGTCGAATTTGACCGCCGACGCTGAGGTCAGCAGCCGATGTCACGCCCGGAATCGACAACGTACAGGCCAGCATGGATAGAGCACTCAACTGCCTCAAACTCATCGGAATACCTCGCTCATTCGGAACGGCTTCAACAAACGCATATCGTGTAACGGACCGACCGCCACGCCATCACAACCCCGTGAGCAGCAGCAACAAAACCCGATTTCTGGTCGCAGACTCTTTGAAATTGAAAATCCAGCGATGCGTATGCGCTACAAGTACACGAGTTCCAAGGTCGCGGAACCGTCGATTTCAAGCACATCGACGTGCGCCATGTTTTCTCTTATGTCGTGCAAATAGACGTTGACGCCCAACGTTGTCGTCATTGTCCTGAACGCCACGGGCCCGAGGCCGTTAGCCGTCCACGAAATGGTTGTGGACGGCCACCGTGTCGGATCATCCGTCCTGTACCAATAATCACCACTGCGATGAATCACGTAGACCTTCCTCCCATCGGCCTCGCTGATGTTTCGCTCAGGATCAATACCGTAACCGCCGATAGCAGGATTGCCCACCCCAAAACCCCTAGATGCTGCAGCAGATTCCTTACGATTATCGATCGCTTTGACGCCGATCCTAGTCTGACTCGGGCAGTTGATCGTCAATGGTACGTCGCGAGAATTGCTATAACTATCCTGATCAATCTCTGTTAGCGATACATTGCCAAAGTCAAAAATACCGCCGTTGCCCAGCGTTATGCTGCAAGCCCCGTCCATCCGGATATGACCGCCGACGCTGAGGTCAGCAGCCGATGTCACGCCTGGAATCGACGACGTACAGGCCAGCACAAAAAGAACACATAGCTGCTTCAAACTCATCTGAATACCTCACTCGTTGAAAATGAGTATTGAAACTCGCATATCGCTGAAGCCGACGCTCGAACTCCTACACTGTCTGACACGCTATGTGTTGATCGACTCCACACCGCTACCACGCGACTCCCCAATGACTTGCAGCAGCACGATCCGATTTCCGGTCGTGGATTCTCTGAAACGAGGAACCCAACGACTCGTATGCGCTATAGGTACACGAGTTCCAAGGTCGCGGAACCGTCGATCTCCAATTCGTCAGTAAACGGCATATCGCGCCTCAAAGTGGTCCGGATTAGCAATGTATTCTCCAGCGTCTTGAACGCCACTGGCTCCGTCTGCGGCCCATCCACGTCCCAGGAAAGGATCTTGCTGCCGCTCCAGACGGAGTTCCTCCCTTTATCGCCCCACCAAGGAAAATCGCCTTTACTTCCCCAAATCCAAAAGGCCTCTCGTCCGTCGGCCTGGGGGAATCCATCGCTGGCAATTACGTAGGAGCCGATTGCTGGATTGCCAAGACCGAAAACCTGATCTCCGAAAATCTGCTCCGATGGCGGCACCGTACCTTTGCGATTGTCGATCACGCCGACGCCGACCTTGGTCGGGTGCTGGCAGTTGATCCTCAACGACATGTAGCTGCTCCGAACGAAAAGCGTGCGGATATCCTTACGCGATAGATTGCCCAAGTCGGCAACCCCGTTGTTGCCCAACGCTACGTTGCAAGCACTAACTGATTCGATATGCCCACTGACACTGAGGTCGGCAGCCGACGTCAGCCCCGGGATCGACAACATGCAGGTCAGCACGGAAAGAAGCATGAACTGTTTCAATTTCATCAAAATACCCCTTTGAGAACAGAATCATTGCGAAAGCCCACGCTCGACGTAACGTACTCTGGGGCCCCACATGTTGACTCCCACTATCCACCGCACGGCCCCCCCAGCGGACGCAGCATCACGATCCGTGTTCTGGTCGTGAATTTCTCGGTAAGGGGGGCAATGGCGCACGGCCTCCTTTGCAACAGCGTCAATCAAGCAACGCGGTGTATTACAAGTACACGAGTTCCAGGGTCGCGGAGCCATCGAGCGCGATCTCATCCTGGAAATCAAGTGCGGGCGTGTGGATATACACCTCTACTTGCAGTGCTGCAGTGAGTGTCTGAAACGCAACAGGAAAACGAGGGAACGCATGATCAGGATTGCCCCACGAAGTGAGAGGAGATCCATGGCGGGAATTGTTGGATAACCCGCCTGAACCGTCGTTCCAACTACTACCGCCATCCCAACTCGTAAGGGTGATCGGCCGCTTTCCATCGAGATTGCCCTTCTTATCATCCCCGCGAATGACGTAACTGCCGATCCCCAAAGTGCCTAATCCGAGCCAAGCGTCGAAGAAGGTCGAGCCTTCTCGATTATCCACAACCTTGATTGCAACCTTGGTTGGAGATGCGCAGTTGATCGCCAACGACATATCGCGATACGCGTTCCATTTGCTCAAGGTCTGGCGCGACAGTTCACCCACGTCGATGACTCCGGCATTGCTCAACGCCAGACTGCAGGCACCAGCAGGCTGGATTTGGCCTTTCACGCTCAGGTCAGCGGCGGACGCGTCACTCGCTACGGCGCCTATGGCACCGCAAACCAAGGCCAGGGAAAGCAAAGACTTGAGATTCACAAATTCTCCCTTGATGTCGAGTCGCGCAAATGCATTAGAACGCCCGTCGGCCGTCGCAGCCATGCGATGCTCCGGCCGACTTCGGTCGCCTCTTTTACAGATAGGTCAGCTCGACAGTCGCCGAACCATCGAGATCGACCCCGCCTTTGGAAAGATCAAGCTCCGACAGCTTGTTGATCGTCGGGCTGACAGTCAAATTGGCGGAGATGGACTTGTATGCCCCAGGCGCCGTGCTGCCCGAGTCCGAGAACGATTTCCGCGCCGAGCCGTTCGCCATCAATCCAGTGCTGTCGAGCGCCCATGCGCTGGAGCCAGCAGGCGCGGCCAGAACGTCCAGGGAATTGCTGTCGCCGAGAGCTTTACTTAGCGTGAGCGTGTAAAAACCTACCTTCGCCTCCTTGCTCAGCCCGAACTCGTCGTCGCCGCCCTTGCCACCGACAGCCATACCCGCGCGGTTGTCCCGCACGTTCAACGCAACCTTGGCAGCTGCATTGCAAGAGATGGCGATGGTTTGCGTCTTCGCATCGAGTGCCGTCACCGCATCCTGGCTGAGCTTGTCCGCCCCGATGGTGCCGAAATCATAGAGGCCGCCGTTGCCGATCGTGAACTGGCATGCGTCGGGTACGATTTTGCCAATGACCTTGATCTCCGCGGTTTGTGCTTGCGCATGACCTGCGACCAGCACACCCGCAATCAACCCGAATCCCGCTAGTTTTTTCTTCATCGACTTGCTCCAATAACAAATGAACTCGCAATAGAACTGGCAATAGATGGCTGCGCACCACGCGATGGGCACCGCAAAAAATCGTGCGCGACCACTTCGACAAGTGTGGCTGCCCAGTGCCGGTTCAATCAATTCGGAAGATTCTTGTTTTCGTCGGGAAAAATCTGACGGGCCGATCAGACCATTCGCCGTCGATCCGCATTCAAGTATCGTGAAAACATGAACGGCAATGTCATTCGAACGCACGTTCTGCACTACGCATGGCGACTTTGAAGAAATGCGGCCGACATCCTCTCGGCAGCCCATTCAATCGAAAGCCGAATGAGCTGCAACACTTCGAATGACGTATTCGACAAAAAACCAATCTCCCAGAGGGGACCGTGAATCCTCGTATTGTGATCGTGGACGACCATCCACTGATTCGAATGGCAGTGCGTATGGTCCTGGAGCGTGACGGCCATGAGGTCGTGGCGGAGTGCCGCACGGGGGTGGACGGCGTCCAGGCCGTGCGGACGCTCAAGCCCGATCTGGTCGTCCTGGACCTGGTCATTCCCGACCTCGACGGCTTTTCGGTGATGGATCGCCTGCGCGGCGCCGAACTGGACGCCAGCATCCTGGTACTCACCTCCGGCGACACGCGCAACTACGCGATGCGTTGCCTGCAAGCCGGCGCATCCGGCTTCGTGTGCAAGGACGACGGACTGGATGAAATATCCAAAGCCGTCAAGGCGTTGCTGGCCGGCTACTCGTACTTCCCGCGAGCCGTCACCGACATGCTGCGCGAAAACCAGCAGGAAGCGGCGGCGAACGACTGCCAGAGCGCCGGTGCCGAACTCGCTTCGCTCACGGACCGAGAAATCACGATCCTCGGCCTGCTGGTGAAAGGAATGAACAACCAGGAAATCGGACGTACGCTGATGCTCAGCCACAAGACGGTCAGTACTTATAAGATCCGTCTGATGAGCAAGCTCAATGCCCCGAACATGGTCGAGCTGGTGAAGGTCGCACAGCGCAATGGCATGGCGACGTCCTAGTTTTACGCGTATCGATCGATACGCGTGGCATGGCAAAAACGAAACGGGCGACGGGCAGCGCGCGGAAGAGGCCCGCGCGATACCGGTCGCCCGCGTTGCAGCGTGCGTACGATGCGTTGTGCGTCAGGCGACGCGCTCGATCGCGATCGCCGTCGCCTCGCCGCCGCCGATGCACAGCGACGCCACGCCGCGCTTCATCCCGTACGTTTCGAGCGCGGCCAGCAGCGTCACCATCACGCGCGCACCCGATGCACCGATCGGATGCCCGAGCGCACACGCGCCGCCGTGCACATTGACCTTCTCGTGCGGCAGGTCGAGATCGCGCATCGCGGCCATCGGCACCACAGCGAATGCTTCGTTGATCTCGAACAAGTCGACGTCGCGCAGGTTCCAGCCGGTCTTCTCCGACAGCTTGCGCAGCGCGCCGATCGGCGCGGTCGCGAACAGGCCCGGCTTGTCCGCGTAGGTCGAATGCCCGACGATCACGGCCTTCGGCGTGAGGCCCAGGCGCTCGGCTTCCGAGCGGCGCATCATCACGAGCGCGGCGGCGCCGTCCGAGATCGACGACGCATTCGCGGCCGTCACCGTGCCGCCGTCGCGGAACGCAGGCTTCAGCGTCGGGATCTTGTCGAGCTTCGCCTTGCCCGGCTGCTCGTCGATCGACACGACCGTTTCGACCTTGCCGGCCTTCACCGTCACCGGCGCGATTTCCGACACGAAATGCCCGTCGGCGATCGCTCGTTGCGCGCGCGTCAGCGATGCGATCGCGAACGCATCCTGCGCCTCGCGCGTGAACTGGTACGCCTGTGCGCAATCCTCGGCGAACGTGCCCATCAGGCGGCCCTTCTCGTACGCGTCCTCGAGCCCGTCGAGGAACATGTGATCGAGCACCTGCCCGTGACCCATGCGCATCCCCGCGCGCGCCTTCGGCAGCAGGTACGGCGCATTCGTCATGCTCTCCATCCCGCCCGCGACGGCCACGCCTGCCGAGCCCGCCAGCAGCAGGTCGTGCGCGAACATCGCAGCCTTCATCCCCGAGCCGCACATCTTGTTGACCGTGGTCGCACCGGCCGCGAGCGGCAGCCCGGCCTTCAGCGCGGCCTGCCGCGCCGGCGCCTGGCCCTGGCCCGCCGGCAGCACGCAGCCGAACACGATTTCATCGATGCGCTCGGCCGGCACATTCGCGCGCTCGAGCGCCGCGCGAATCGCTACCGCGCCGAGATCGCTCGCGCTGGCGGCCGCCAGGTCGCCCTGAAAACCACCCATCGGCGTACGCGCCATACCAACGATTACGATCGGATCCTGAGTCGTCATGATTCGTTTCCTCCAGTGTCAGCGCGGTGCCATGCGCAACGCGCCATCGAGACGGATGACTTCGCCGTTCAGCATCGTGTTCTCGGCGATGTGGCGCACCAGCGCCGCAAATTCTTCCGGGCGGCCGAGCCGCGGCGGGAACGGCACGCTCTTGCCGAGCGCGTCCTGCACGTCCTGCGGCATGCCGGCCATCATCGGCGTCGCGAAGATGCCCGGCGCGACCGTCACCACGCGAATGCCGAACCGCGCGAGTTCGCGCGCGATCGGCAGCGTCATGCCGACCACGCCGCTCTTCGACGCCGCATACGCGGCCTGCCCGATCTGCCCGTCGAACGCCGCGACCGACGCGGTGTTGACGATCACGCCGCGCTCGCCTTCCGCATTGGGCTCCTGCTTCGACATCGCTTCGGCGGCCAGCCGGATCATGTTGAACGTGCCGACCAGATTGATCGACACCGCGCGCGCGAAGCGGTCGAGCGAATGCGGGCCGTCGCGGCCCACCACTTTCTCGCCCGGCGCGACGCCCGCGCAGTTGACGAGCGCGTCGATGCGGCCGAACGCGTCACGCGCGGCTGCGACGGCCGCCTGGCCGTCGGCTTCGCTCGTCACGTCGGTCTTCACGAAGCGCGCAGCCGTGCCAAGCTCGTGCGCGAGGCCCGCACCGGCCTCTTCGTTGACGTCCAGCAGCACCGCCTTGCCGCCTTCAGCGACCACCATGCGCGCCACCGCGGCGCCGAGGCCGGAACCGGCGCCCGTAATCAGAAAAACGCGATCCTTGATATCCATTCGCAGTCCGTACAGTGTGTATTCAGGGTTGAGCGGCTTTCTCGGCTTCCATCTTGCGCAATACGAAGCGCTGGATCTTGCCGCTCGGGGTTTTCGGCAGCGCATCGACGAAATCGATCGCGCGCGGATAGGCGTGAGCGGACAGCCGCCGCTTCACGTGCAGGCTCAGTTCCTCGGCCAGCGCCGGTGTGCCGTCGTAGTTTTTCGACAGCACGACGAATGCCTTGACGATCTCCGTGCGCTCCGCGTCCGGCACGCCGATGACGGCGGCCTCGCTCACGGCCGGATGCTCGATCAGCGCGCTTTCCACGTCGAACGGGCCGATCCGGTAGCCGGACGACGTGATCACGTCGTCCGCGCGGCCGATGAAGCTCACGGTGCCGTCCGGCTCCAGCTCGACGTTGTCGCCGGTCCGGTAATAGCCGCTCGCGATCGCCGGCGTGTCCTGCTGCCAGTAGCCGTGGAACCACAGCAGCGGCGAGCGCGCGATGTCGATCGCGAGGTTGCCGGGCTCGCCCGGGCCGAGCTCGCGGCTCGCTTCGTCGAGCACCGCGACGCGGTAGCCGGGCATCGCGAGGCCGGCGGAACCGGCGTGGACCGCATGCGCGAGGCCGTGGTGATTGTTCACGACCATCCCGAGTTCGGTCTGGCCGTAGTGATCGTAGATCGGCGCGCCGAGCGCCGCGTCGAACCAGCGCACGACTTCCGGATTCAGCGGTTCGCCCGCGCTGCTGACCACGCGCAGCTTGCCCTTCAGCCGTGCCGCCGCTTCCGTCCTGGCCGCCATCAGCATCCGGTAGGCCGTCGGCGAGCCGGCGAGGCTCGTGATCCCGAGCCGTTCGATCACGTCATACGTGCTGTCGACCGTGAAACCGCCTTCGTAGAGCGTCGTCGCGTGCCCGAGCAGCAGCGGGCCCGTGATCGCGTAATAGAGGCCGTACGCCCAGCCCGGATCGGCGATGTTCCAGAAGCGGTCGTCGGCACGCAGGTCCACCGCTTCACGCATGTATGCGCCGAACGCGAGCAGCGCGCGCAGCGGCACCGGCACGCCCTTCGGCAAACCTGTCGTGCCCGACGTCGACATCATCATGAACAGGTCCGTGCCCTTGCGCAGCACCGGCTCGAACGAATCGGGCTGCGCGTCGAGCGCCGCACGGAAATCGATGTCGTTTTCCGGCAGCGTCTCGCCCGGCTCGCGCACCGTCGCGACGGGCGGGCAACCGGCGATCTCGTCGAGCTTCGCGCGATTCGCGACGTTGGTCACGACCAGGCGTGCGTCGCTCATGCGCAGCCGGTGCTCGATCGCTTTCGGGCCGAATGCGGTGAACAGCGGCTGGTAGACGGCGCCCGCGCGCCACGTGCCGAGGATCGTCGCGACGAGTTCGGGCGTGCGCGGCAACAGGCCCGCCACCACGTCACCCGGCTTCACGCCCTGCGCGACCAGCAGGTTCGCGACGCGCGCCGACAACGCCTTCATCTGCACAAACGTGTAGCGATGGTGCTGCCCGCCGGCGTCGATCCAGTCGAGCGCGATCGCATCCGCCGATGCGTGGCGGTCGCAGCATTCCACGCACGCGTTCAGGCCGCGCTCCAGGTCGCCGTGCAGTTGCTTCGCGGCGGTCTCGATACTGAACCGGGCCACGGCGTCGGCGTAAGCCGGCACCGCGCGGGCGGTAGCTCCATCAGACATGCGTGTCTCCTGTGCGTTATGGCCGCCGGCGAGCCAGGGGCGCGACGGGGGATACATCGATAGTAGACAGCCCGCACATTGCAATCAATGACAAACAGAATCTAGAATCGTGATCGCTTTTGCCATGTCGGGAGGACGCTGGAAAATGGGGCCGCAGATGATTTCGCCGGATTTCGTCGACGACGCGCTGGCGTGCCTGCGCCGGCAAGGCCTTCCGACGGAGCCCGTGCTGCGCGCCGCCGGCTTGCCGGCCGCCGTGCGCGAGCCCGTCACGCCGCAGCAGTACGGCCGGCTGTGGCTCGCGATCGCCGGTGCGCTCGACGACGAGTTCTTCGGCCTCGCCGCACGCCCGATGCGGCGCGGCAGCTTCACGCTGCTGTGCCATGCGGTGCTGCACGCCGGCACGCTCGACAAGGCGCTGCGGCGCGCGCTGCAGTTCCTGCGCGTGGTGCTCGACGAGCCGCGTGGCGAGCTCATCGTGGCCGACGGGCAGGCGCAGATCGTGCTGACGCAGACGGGCGCGCCCTACCCGGCGTTCGCGTACCGGACATTCTGGCTGATCCTGCTTGGCGTCGCGTGCTGGCTGATCGGCCGGCGCATTCCGCTGCAGCGGATCGACTTCGCATGCCCGAGCCCCGACCAGCGCAGCGACTATCACCAGTTCTTCGGCGTGCCCGTGCATTTCGACCGGCCCGACAGCCGGCTCGCATTCAATGCCGCATACCTCGCGCTGCCGACGATCCGCTCCGAGCAGGCGCTGAAGACTTTCCTGCGTGGCGCGCCCGGCAACCTGCTCGTCCGCTACCGGCACGACACGGGCTGGGTCGCGAGGACACGCGCGCAGCTGAAAACGCTACCGGCCGCGGAGTGGCCCGACTTCGACACGCTGGCCGTACGCCTCGACACGACGCCCGCGACGCTGCGGCGGCGGCTGCGCAGCGAAGGGCAAAGCTTCGCGGCAATCAAGGACGAGCTGCGCGGCGCGCTGGCCCAGTCGCTGCTGCGCGGCAATGCGCTCAGCGTCGCGGAGATCGCGGCCGAGCTCGGCTTCACCGAGCCGAGCGCGTTTCATCGCGCGTTCCGGAAATGGACGGGCACGAGCCCGGGTGCGTTCCGGCGGGACGTGCATGCGGCGGAGGGTGAGCCGGGCGTGGCGAGCGGATGATGCGGCAAGCAGCCGTCGACACCGAATGCCCGGCCGACACGGAAACGCTCACGCGACGCGCTGCAGCGGCGGCGAGAACAGCTTGCACCCCGCGTAGTAGACGAGCGACGTCAGCGACAAACCGACGATCCACGACACGTCCGCGCCGCCGAGCCGGCTCGCCAGTTCTCCTGTATAGAGGTCGGTCCTGCCCCATCGCAATCCCGCTGCCGTTTGTTTGCGTGCGATCGCATCGGCTTTCCAGTGCGATGCGACGTGACACCCGCTGCGACACGTGGCCGGCACGACGTTGCGCACCGGCCCGTCCGGCCACATACTGGTCGGCCTGCGCGAACGAGGGTGCGTCGATGATGAGTGTCGATCAGGGCGCCGCTTCGATCTTTGGCGTGATCGGAACGGCCGTGTCTTTGCTGGCGGCGATTCCGTATGCGCTCGCAATCTACCGGCGCACGGTTCGTCCGCATCTGTTCACATGGCTCGTGTGGTCGGTCGTCACGGCGATCGCGGCTGCCGGCCAGTTCGTCGCGGGTGCCGGGCCATCCGCGTGGTGCACGGCAGCCATTGCCGTTACCTGCTTCCTGACGCTGGTGGCGAGCATCTTTCGGGGAGAGCGCGGCTGGACGCGCATCGACTGGTTTTTCCTGGTCGCGGCCCTGTCGGCCATTCCGCTGTGGATGCTGACCGACGACCCGACGCTCTCGATCTGCCTGGTCACGCTGATCGAGCTGGCCGGGCTCGGCCCGACCGTCCGCAAGACGCTCCACGATCCGTGGAGCGAGAGCCTCGCGTATTTCGCGCTGTGCGTGCTCAAGTACGCGCTGGCCTTGCTGGCGTTGAGCACATGGAGCGTCGCGGTCGCGTTCTATCCGGCCGTCAACGTCATCGCATCGATCGGTATCTGCGTGGTGATGCTCGTTCGGCGTCAATCGCTGTCGAACGCGCGGTAGACGGTATCCGTCGGTGCGGTATGTTCGTTGCTGCTGTTGCTCGCCGGTATGAGCTGAACCACCAATCTTCAGAGACGATGCGAGGCCCTCAAATGGATGCAATCCGCACAGCGATCGAATCCAGTGAAATCGCGCTTCGCGCCGCGATGCTGGCCAACGATGTCGAAGCGCTCGATGCGTTGCTGGATGACGATCTGGTGTTCACCGTCCCGACCGGCCAGGTCATCTCGAAGGAAGACGACCTGGCCGCGCATCGCGCGAAGCTGCTGCGCCTCGACAGACTCGATGTGCAGGAAACACACGCATACGCGATCGGCGGAATGATCCTGACCACGACGA
It includes:
- a CDS encoding fimbria/pilus chaperone family protein → MKTILTTGLPLCLSVPALVAHASGVLPESSVVILNEADGETTMNVKNTESMPLLLHTTIQNTPDDQELLVVAVPPVSRVEGQDTQLVRFMLQSPAPLQVQRLKRVTFEGIPPKGPDGKARISMTIRQNLPLIVHPAKLEKHASPWTLLKWSVAADGKLRARNDSPYVVRLGQGVQLMPEKTAVDLGKTYVLPGSTVEVPLPSGAGARATSVRLSPATIYGYEVDTYDAPLVDTARQP
- a CDS encoding DUF1120 domain-containing protein, coding for MSLRQLSALSMLACTLSIPGVTSAADLSVGGHIRMDGACSIALGNGGVVDLGTLTSTELSPPNATDYMVFKGREMSLMINCPHPTKVSVTAEDNRRGTVSDGYFDWNAFGLGNPAIGFYIIKIDKTSPKADGRDAFVIGYSPHVSAWISAGDRTSLHPGETISWGVDGTPPPPERWWEREPVAFKALTSTLVISIGLTVRKDVGVGDGMELDGSMTLELGYL
- a CDS encoding DUF1120 domain-containing protein; protein product: MLACTLSIPGVTSAADLSVGGQIRPGGACDITLGNGGVADFGNLSRKDLYGADHMRDVSLTINCQRRTRVGVDLIDNRKGTASEDHPWNFGLGNRAIGYYRIVNFGPSMVDGAASVSIWRWKGETTWREKGRTYSWGSNKTISWDVSGPQSEPVAFKTLTDTLTIELITKQDTAFTDELAFDGSATLELVYL
- a CDS encoding DUF1120 domain-containing protein is translated as MSLKQLCVLFVLACTSSIPGVTSAADLSVGGHIRMDGACSITLGNGGIFDFGNVSLTEIDQDSYSNSRDVPLTINCPSQTRIGVKAIDNRKESAAASRGFGVGNPAIGGYGIDPERNISEADGRKVYVIHRSGDYWYRTDDPTRWPSTTISWTANGLGPVAFRTMTTTLGVNVYLHDIRENMAHVDVLEIDGSATLELVYL
- a CDS encoding DUF1120 domain-containing protein; amino-acid sequence: MKLKQFMLLSVLTCMLSIPGLTSAADLSVSGHIESVSACNVALGNNGVADLGNLSRKDIRTLFVRSSYMSLRINCQHPTKVGVGVIDNRKGTVPPSEQIFGDQVFGLGNPAIGSYVIASDGFPQADGREAFWIWGSKGDFPWWGDKGRNSVWSGSKILSWDVDGPQTEPVAFKTLENTLLIRTTLRRDMPFTDELEIDGSATLELVYL
- a CDS encoding DUF1120 domain-containing protein, whose translation is MAATADGRSNAFARLDIKGEFVNLKSLLSLALVCGAIGAVASDASAADLSVKGQIQPAGACSLALSNAGVIDVGELSRQTLSKWNAYRDMSLAINCASPTKVAIKVVDNREGSTFFDAWLGLGTLGIGSYVIRGDDKKGNLDGKRPITLTSWDGGSSWNDGSGGLSNNSRHGSPLTSWGNPDHAFPRFPVAFQTLTAALQVEVYIHTPALDFQDEIALDGSATLELVYL
- a CDS encoding DUF1120 domain-containing protein, coding for MKKKLAGFGLIAGVLVAGHAQAQTAEIKVIGKIVPDACQFTIGNGGLYDFGTIGADKLSQDAVTALDAKTQTIAISCNAAAKVALNVRDNRAGMAVGGKGGDDEFGLSKEAKVGFYTLTLSKALGDSNSLDVLAAPAGSSAWALDSTGLMANGSARKSFSDSGSTAPGAYKSISANLTVSPTINKLSELDLSKGGVDLDGSATVELTYL
- a CDS encoding response regulator transcription factor; this translates as MNPRIVIVDDHPLIRMAVRMVLERDGHEVVAECRTGVDGVQAVRTLKPDLVVLDLVIPDLDGFSVMDRLRGAELDASILVLTSGDTRNYAMRCLQAGASGFVCKDDGLDEISKAVKALLAGYSYFPRAVTDMLRENQQEAAANDCQSAGAELASLTDREITILGLLVKGMNNQEIGRTLMLSHKTVSTYKIRLMSKLNAPNMVELVKVAQRNGMATS
- a CDS encoding acetyl-CoA C-acetyltransferase, with translation MTTQDPIVIVGMARTPMGGFQGDLAAASASDLGAVAIRAALERANVPAERIDEIVFGCVLPAGQGQAPARQAALKAGLPLAAGATTVNKMCGSGMKAAMFAHDLLLAGSAGVAVAGGMESMTNAPYLLPKARAGMRMGHGQVLDHMFLDGLEDAYEKGRLMGTFAEDCAQAYQFTREAQDAFAIASLTRAQRAIADGHFVSEIAPVTVKAGKVETVVSIDEQPGKAKLDKIPTLKPAFRDGGTVTAANASSISDGAAALVMMRRSEAERLGLTPKAVIVGHSTYADKPGLFATAPIGALRKLSEKTGWNLRDVDLFEINEAFAVVPMAAMRDLDLPHEKVNVHGGACALGHPIGASGARVMVTLLAALETYGMKRGVASLCIGGGEATAIAIERVA
- a CDS encoding 3-hydroxyacyl-CoA dehydrogenase, with translation MDIKDRVFLITGAGSGLGAAVARMVVAEGGKAVLLDVNEEAGAGLAHELGTAARFVKTDVTSEADGQAAVAAARDAFGRIDALVNCAGVAPGEKVVGRDGPHSLDRFARAVSINLVGTFNMIRLAAEAMSKQEPNAEGERGVIVNTASVAAFDGQIGQAAYAASKSGVVGMTLPIARELARFGIRVVTVAPGIFATPMMAGMPQDVQDALGKSVPFPPRLGRPEEFAALVRHIAENTMLNGEVIRLDGALRMAPR